ATGACGAGGTCGCCGCGGTGATCGCCGTACAGGCCGAAGTTGGCCGCGTGCGCGTCTCCGCATATCTGGGTGCCGATCCTGGTCATCGGGGTGCGGGCCAGGTCGTACGCCATGAGTCCGGCCGAGCCGCGCAGGAAGGCGAAGGGGGTGGCCGCCATCCGTCCGACGCGGATGGGGGTCAGTTCCGGGATGCGGCCGGCGTTGGACTCGGTGACCGCGCTCACCGCGTCGGGACGGGAGGCGTCCAGGTCGAGCGTGCGGTGCGCGCCTCGCGGGACACTCGTCCGCAGCGCCTTGCCCTCGTCCTTGGGCGAGCCCTGCCGGGGCCACTGGGCGAACCCGCGCACCCATGGCAGCCTGCACGTTTCCCGGTCCCTCGCGTCCGCCAGCACTTCCCCACCGGTTCCGCTCACCGCGACCGCCTCCCCCGAACACCTTCGGCACGAAGATCAACACGAACATCAACTCGTGCAGACCGTACAGGCGGTGACGGAAACACGTCAGATCTGCGGTGCACGGCGAGCGGCTGTGGAAGAGCTTCCTCGCACGGGGTACGCCGGCGAACGCGGCGCTGCCTAGGCCGTCCGGTGGAGGTGCGAGCGCGGGGTGGGCGGCGCGGGGAAGGCCTGTCGGCAGGGGCGGCGGCCACTTGATGGGAGGCGACCATGGGACGGGTGCGAAGGGGCGCTCGCGACGCAACGGCTGCCGTGGATACGAGCCGAAAGCCGCCATCCCCGACCACATCCACTCCGGCTCTGCTTCTACCCCTACCTCCACGTCCAGCTCCACCTCCAGCCCCGGCGCCACCCTCGCCCCCACCCCCATCCCATCCCAAACCCCCTGTCATCGCCCGCAGCCGGCACAGGAACGTCCCCCATGCCTGAGCTGCCCGACGTCGAGGGGTTCCGCCAGGTGCTGGTGTCCTGTGCGCAGGGCAAGGTCATCCGCCGCGTCGACGTGCGCGATGCGGGTGTCCTGCACGGGGTGAGCGCGCGGCGGCTGCGCGAGGCGCTGGAGGGGCGGCGGTTCACGGAGCCGGAGCGGCACGGCAAGTGGCTGCTCGCGCGCACCGGCGGTCCCACCCTCCTGCTGCACTTCGGCATGACCGGCAGACTGCTCTGTGCCCGGCCCGGGGACGCCGTCGAGGCCCATGACCGCGTGCTGTTCGGCCTCGGTGGCGACCGCCAGCTCCGCTACCGCGACCAGCGCAAGCTCCAGGGGCTCTGGCTGGCCGACGACGACTCCGGCGTTGCCCGGCTGCTGGACCGTCAGGGTCCGGACGCGCTGGCGGTGGGCCGAGAGGACTTCGAGGCCGCGCTCTCCGCACGCCGTGGTCACATCAAGACCGCGCTGACCGACCAGTCCGTCCTGGCCGGTCTCGGGAATCTGCTGGCCGACGAGATCCTGTGGCGTGCCGGGCTGCACCCGCGTACCCGGGCCGACGGTCTGTCGGAGACCGAACGCCGGCACCTGTACACGCACATGCGGCGCACGCTGCGTTCCGCGGTCACCGCCGGCTGTGTCCCGCCGCGCGATGCGTGGCTCACCGGCCACCGCGACGACCCGGACCCGATGTGCCCCCGCTGCGGCACCCACTTGCGCCGCTCCCGTCTGGCAGGCCGCGGCACGGTGTGGTGCCCGCGCTGCCAGCCGGAGGGGACCTGAGCCACGGTCGGCACCGCGCGCTCCTCTCGGAGCCGGCCGGCCCCGTCCGTGAGATAGCTCACCGGCGGATCGGGCTCCGCGGTCGGCGGCAGGCTGTGCGATCTCTCACAACCGCACGTGAAACGCGAAACGGGCCCTGCCGTGACTTCCGTCACCGGCAGAGACCCGTCTCGTCTCTGTGCGCGAGGGGGGAGTTGAACCCCCACGCCCTTGCGGGCACTGGAACCTGAATCCAGCGCGTCTGCCTATTCCGCCACCCGCGCATTGGGTGTGTCTTCCGGCTCCGGCCCTTTCGGGCTGGCCCCTTCCGACACCCAGAACATTAGCACGCCGTACGGGGTGGATTCACATCCCTTCCCCTGGCCCAGGGAACGCCCGAGCCCAGCCCAGGTCCGGGCCCAGGACCCGGACCAGAGCCCGGCCAGGACCCGAACCGGGACCCGGACCAGAGCCCCGGCAAGACCCGGACCAGGCCCCGGACCAAGATCCGAGCCAGGCCCGGCCGGGGCCCGGTCAGAGCCCGTACCAGCCCCGCCCCTCCCGCCCGGCAGCCGAACCGCCGCGCCCTCCTACCCCGCGGACCCGTCCTTCACGTATCAAGGAGACCTGCTTCACGTATCAACCTCGTACCGGTCCCGGGCATCTGCCCAGGAGGCGGGACAGGTCCACAGCCGGGTGCGGGACACTGGTCTTCGACCCCCTCTACGATCCATGGCAACAGGAGTGCGCACCGGGAGTTCGAAGGGGAGTCGCTGGGGGAACCGCCTGATTGCCGGGCGCGTAGATACGATCAGTGAGCAGGACCAGCGGAACCGGCAGTACAGGCAAGGCAGCGCACACAGCAGGGCAAGGCAACGGCAGGAACGGAGGAGGTGCCCCATGGGAGTCCTGAAGAAGTTCGAGCAGCGTCTCGAAGGTCTGGTGAACGGCACCTTCGCCAAGGTCTTCAAGTCCGAGGTCCAGCCCGTGGAGATCGCCGGCGCACTCCAGCGCGAGTGCGACAACAACGCGACCATCTGGAACCGCGAACGGACCGTCGTACCCAATGACTTCATCGTGGAGCTGAGCACGCCGGACTACGAGCGCCTCAGCCCGTACTCCGGGCAGCTCGGCGACGAGCTGGCCGGCATGGTGCGCGACTACGCCAAGCAGCAGCGCTACACCTTCATGGGCCCGATCAAGGTCACCCTGGAGAAGGCCGACGATCTGGACACCGGCCTGTACCGGGTGCGCTCGCGCACCCTCGCCTCCTCCAGCAGCCAGCAGGCCCCCGCGGCCCCCGCCCCCGGCCGCCCCGCGCAGGGCGCCCAGGGCGGTTACGGCTACCCGCCCGCCGCGCCCGCCGGCGCGCCTCCGATGCCGTCGTCGCCGCCGCCCGGCGCCCGCCCCGGCGGATACGGCTACCCTCAGCCCGCCACGCAGCGGCCCGCGGCCGCCCCGACGAGCGGCGGGCGCACCCGCTACTGGATCGAGATCAACGGCACCCGCCACCAGATCTCCCGCCCGACTCTGGTGATGGGCCGCAGCACCGACGCCGACGTGCGGATCGACGACCCCGGCGTCTCGCGCCGGCAC
Above is a genomic segment from Streptomyces fodineus containing:
- a CDS encoding FhaA domain-containing protein, with translation MGVLKKFEQRLEGLVNGTFAKVFKSEVQPVEIAGALQRECDNNATIWNRERTVVPNDFIVELSTPDYERLSPYSGQLGDELAGMVRDYAKQQRYTFMGPIKVTLEKADDLDTGLYRVRSRTLASSSSQQAPAAPAPGRPAQGAQGGYGYPPAAPAGAPPMPSSPPPGARPGGYGYPQPATQRPAAAPTSGGRTRYWIEINGTRHQISRPTLVMGRSTDADVRIDDPGVSRRHCEIRTGTPSTIQDLGSTNGIVVDGQHTTRATLRDGSRIVVGSTTVIYRQAEG
- a CDS encoding Fpg/Nei family DNA glycosylase, whose protein sequence is MPELPDVEGFRQVLVSCAQGKVIRRVDVRDAGVLHGVSARRLREALEGRRFTEPERHGKWLLARTGGPTLLLHFGMTGRLLCARPGDAVEAHDRVLFGLGGDRQLRYRDQRKLQGLWLADDDSGVARLLDRQGPDALAVGREDFEAALSARRGHIKTALTDQSVLAGLGNLLADEILWRAGLHPRTRADGLSETERRHLYTHMRRTLRSAVTAGCVPPRDAWLTGHRDDPDPMCPRCGTHLRRSRLAGRGTVWCPRCQPEGT